ACATAACTGAAGAATGataaaagtgacaatataaccAATTGTGTATTTCATCTAAGTTTTGAGGTCATAAGTAGTGtgtaaaagtttcataacatttggttgagtcAAACTAAAGAACGAAAAGAAAAATTTGTTTCCCTTTTTAAGAGGCATGGCTCTAGAACAGTACAATTGACACCACCAACAtgcaaacttgatctgtatttggAGGTTTTAATCATTGTGTATAGTTTTAATAACAtttagttgaggcaaactaaattaagagaacagaaaccaactTTGGGACGTACTGACGGACGGACTAAGGTAAACCTTAATGCCCCCTCCTCAGCGGAGGCATACAAATGTGTAAATATAACAATtgattaaattgagaaaaactCCATGAATGGTAATTGCACATGGTGGTCCTAAGGTTTTGAGAATTAAAACAGTATATCATAGTTAGGACCAGCAAATTTTACTCAAGGCCtccaagaaaaatatatttagagaATTATAAAGATGCAATAATGCCTTACACAAATAATAATTAAGTTAggttattgaagaaaaaaaataccatacaAACATTGACAAATTCTTGCAGTTTAAGGTAGATCGTAGGTATTTATTTCTTCAGATAGAACATGTAGAATTTGTATGCTCCTACTGTAGCAAAGGGGGCGTTAAGTTGTACCCTTGTCCGTTAGTACGTCCGTTCTAGAGTTATACCATTTTACAGATGGAAAAATTGCTCACTTTtttgtttccgttctctaacatAAGTTAGCcacaaccaaatgttttgaaacttatactcaatgcttattaccataaCATACAGAGCTAGTTTGAATTTTATTGGTGTAACTAGTACTGTCAataagttatgcccctttaaaaatggaaaCATTGCTTTATTTTTCGTTAACTTTCTCTCTTTTTCGTCTGTCTGACATGGTTCATCttaccatgacctcattttcttagaACATTGATTCTGTCAATTTAAAATGGtacttgtattaaaatttttctataatagagtttcaaaattaattcaatgataaataaaactaaCCAGACATTTCAGAGTTTGTATTCTTGTTTAGCAGATCTTTGTCTagggttaaagtttttaaagcatCAATAATCTGTTTCAAACCAATAATGAGTAACATTAAATTTTTACTGTAActtctttattttgaaagagAAAGTATCCAAagcaaatgtttttaaaactgttcATTAAGATACGTTTTACAGATAATCATGTttaatcattgttgaaggctgtacgatgACCTGTgattgttcatttatatgtcATTTGGTACCTGTTGgtgagctgtctcattggcaattacaaCACATcctcttatttttatacatagaCTTAAATGTTTTTGGATTCAACATTATTCTTTTTCACTGACAACATCAGTCCCAGGCACGACAACGGGTTATGCGTATTACCATTTTTTCAAACTTCTGAGAAATCTTACATATAAGATTAAGGGGAAGGGGTACATATACTTCCCTCAACTATAGAAGTAATACTATGCTTAAATTGCTTAGTTCACAAGTAAACAAAATAagatatcacatttgttttcaacaaatttcataattttgaaaatccaaaaaaatcccaaaaaaaggggggtgcaCCATACCCAGAGTGCTGAGTTTTCGTTTTGTACAAGAGTATCTTCATTAATAATATATTCTcgtttaaaattaacaaatttgtgTCAGAATTGCACATATAAATGGAATATTTTAgcttattaatttcaaaatgtttgattatTCATCTGTTTGGTAATCTGATTTTTGgtgaaaattgataatttttgactaaaattatttttttaaagaaataaaaacacacGACTCTCCCATTACTTTATGAATAAATAGAACGTGTCTCTCAAATTTGTCAATGACATGTCATGGTATTGTTGGTCTTGGGagataaaaagatttaaaattgaggatattttgaaatttttcgttttcgaattttaacacattttaaatgGTTGCAATGGAAATAAGATAtttagaaaattgtaaattttaccggttttttttatagtttgggGTTTTGTTTGTCAATActgtaaatacatatttattgtttgtattgattaattttatttctatgcctattgttctttaaaatcccatatatttcaattttcaaaggCTACTTTCGTGGGTATTTAGGCAACATTTTGAAAGGATGGTTTCCATGGCAACCAATGttcaaaagaacaaaaataataaatgaattttattttcaaaccatACCTTcttcataaacaaaatataaaaacatttgaagAGGGGTCATGAATCACCCATCAACAGGAACCTGCATGATTCTTTCAAAGACAGGTGCTAAATAAACATATAAGGAAAACAGAATTTTGTCGTTACCTTTTGTTGGTAACGGAGaagaaacaataataaaaaagagtacttggggagataactcatacaataaaaaataggACTATACATAtatcaacaaaacaacaattaagatataaccccatcaaaaacaCTGTTGAAAAATAACGaaattatgtacattttgtttgaGAGTAGAATGTAATTTGCCAGAAGTCAATGATCACTGTCACAATTGTGTCATATTTGATTAATTGATCGTCGAATACTAAACTGAATAAACTTTCCTGATGGTATTTACTAATCGTGTTCTGATGAAGGCTGTCGATACCTCACAGGAGAAAAGATCAGGGCCATTTTAATAACCACACAACATGTGTTTACCAGGAATACATACTAAATGTAAATACGGGTACtacataataaagaaaaatccAATTTGCACCATGGTCAATTGGGTTCACAACTCAACTAATTGAGATAAACagaaattgttaaaagaaaaatttatcaacaatataaaatgttaaaaacagcCAATATGTAACTGAAgtcttcaattttgaatttaatacTTTTAGACTGTAAGCCCTTAAATGGCGAAAGTTTGAAACAaaaggctctcaagagcctgaatcactcaccttaattttttttgttaaatctctcatcaatgattattttggcttttcaatttatttaaatgttctttgaattgtcctcttttcttcaaaagcaaaaaaaatcgttttctcctatgttctattttagacataggagctatgtttcttgacatacaaggaaataaaatataaaatttatactagatactctgaaactcatttagcctaagtttggctgaaactgatacagcagtttcaaaggagaagattttttaaagtaagtcaacatgatgaacaaattgtgaaaaaagtctttaaagggcaataactccttaatgggtcaattgacaattttggtcaaattaacttatttgtagatcttactttgcttaacatttttgctattaacagtttatctgtatctataataatattcaagataataaccaaaaactgcaaaatttctttaaaatcatcaattcaggggcattatacctgaaaaaccagttacccaattcggctgagaatttcaggacaggtagaccttgacctaataaatacatatatttattaaagttatgTACACCggtatgtacatgtaaacattaccacgtgtatttgtttataaaattacacgtgtttgaaagtatataataggttaaatgtttttcattggtcGAGTTAGAACTGaccataatatttgaataaggtcatttcaaatatttcgtgCTATACTTTTGGCGgttttgtatattaaagatATTGTCATTCGAGGTTCGCTTTTGGTGCAGTAAAGTTTCCCACCCTCCCACCCgacttaatgtattttatttgtcttattttttattatgtgaaTAATAATGTGTGTAAGAACAGAATctttatttgattcataaaatgtattttcgtacataatgaaaattgtttttatttttgtagattggtttttgtgtttgttaccTGCAGCGGCCTAGGCAGACAGTAACactgatgaacattttttacGCTGCATTtgtctttaataaaattaaagcttTGCTGCACACTGTCAGGCGAGCTGATCCCATACAAAGGTGTTGAGTTTATTTCgtaaataatttatgttcgcTTGAAGTTATGAATTAGAacataatttaacttcttgtcttatttgctctaaatgctttcgtttttgagatataagccaaaaactgcatttgacccctatgttctattttaagtaacggcggccatgttttttgacggatcaaaaatcgaagcgcacactttgtgcaggataatttaaggaacaatcatgctaagtttcattcaaatccattcagtagtttcagaggagaagatgtttgaaaaattgttaacgacgacatacgacgacgacgacgacgacgtcgacgacgacgacgacggacgccaagtgatgagaaaagctcacatgcaggtgagctaaaaaaattCTACCAtcatcttgaaaactataatagGTTAACAGAAACTGTTATCATGCAGGCATGATATCAgaataaatcaaataacaaaacttatCAATTGACTGCTTATTGGTGTCACTGCTTTTTACTAATTTAATGAACATTTACTGTTTTAAGATCATTTCTCAAAAAGTcctaatatataaaaactaaaacagatagaaaaaagatataaagCAAAATTAGCATCAGGTCAGTTTACTGTAACTTACATTGTTAACCGCACAGAAGAACTCGACCAATAACCATTTAAAAGCATATGTCTAAGATAAGTAAAAGTTTATGAAGGGTTAAAAAATTATTGACTGTGGTCGCAGGCTAGCAAGAAGTATTTTCAGTTAtcttttaagattatttttttctgcatatAAGACGATGTATCCACATTACCAccatttgaattaaatattcaaaaccaTTAGGCATcgttatatttaaaaactaatcaatgaatttaaataaaaaaagtttttgacaTTATGTTGTCATGAGAATAGCATTGTCATTATAATTTGCTCcattttgtcttttgtcttaATGTTTTCTTTGCTTTACTGTCCCGTGGTCTATACTCGAGTTCCTCAATATCTTCTGACATATCAGTATCCttaaatataagatatatattttgtcacAAACAATCAATTCACTTTACCGAAATATTTGACTACATGTACTTCCcgtgtatttatatatattcccacatatatttgtatatataacgTGTGCAGATTCACAGCATTTAGAATACAGTGAATATGTttgaaacacataaaaaaacagtGTCACGCTTCCAGcctaaataacaaaaagaaccATCAAACAATGTAATGAAAtttagatagaaaaaaaatgttgagatGTTTTTGTTGTCctgaataattataaatattttccttcataatttttttgattttagtttcgcATTTCACCAGAAACATATGTATAGGTGCGGGAATGATATACTTGCTGTTGCCTCATTGACAAAGAAATCAACAAGGTACATAAATTATACCAATTGTATTGCATCAGATGGAGCATGTTGACTAACAATGTCTCCTTATTAATGCTCAAGGTCAGactatttcaaaatttgaagtTTAATGAATACAAGTGAATGAAGTGATAAAGATAAAATGTGTTGTAGTGCATTAATGAACagttttggcccaagaaaaCCAAAtgattgacatttattttaaaaaggcaCACAATGTTTGGAAATGGatagggtcaagaaatataaattaaagcaTAACGTCTATTTTTTTCTGATCACGTCACGATCACGTCATAATATGTGCtagtttgttttggtttgttgccatggtaattcgttcaatgtataaaaaaaatctgaataccTTGTACCTTAGTCTAGTACGAACACATTTAAGAGTATGTATGATAACTTTAAGATTTGAAGTAATATTTGGGCCAAACAAAATACTTCCTCCGCACGGGTGTAACTTTCAAAACACGTAGAATATTTAGGTTCTGTTGGTATCAAAGCTGAATGACAGGTGATCATAGTAGAACactttttaacattatttaattaataataaaacgTAAATGTTGCCTGTTTGTTAGATTTGAAGTACCTGTTTGGTACATCCTAAGTTCCAGGAACCAGTTATGTCTTACATGCCATTTAAGGAATGTTGATTTGTTCAGTACAAGGCACCATAAAGTGATTGTCACTTTATTCGAACTTAAAACAAACGAGCAgtgtctttttgaaattgagaaATTTAACAAAGAGAGTAATAAAACCATGAGTTTGTGCTTCACAAAGAGATTATCGATGTAATTAGAAATAATAGTTTATATGTGTACTGGtaagaaattttgataacatttagTTTTAAGTTTTTCATATCTGTGAATGCTTGCCAATGAAAAATGAATTACCATGTTTTTATGCAACACAATTATCTCTACAGCTTGTTCCATAGAATCCAGTTCTGCAACTATTTCAACCAAAGCACTTCCACCTTTCCATTGCCATCGTGTTTCCATAACTATGTCTTcaacttctgtttttaaaagttcaaatagTTTGACAAATTGTCTTATTTGGGTACTATCTGTTGCGCGAAATTCTGAAAAGTTTAAAGACTCCAAGtcatattttgtaattaatgTGTGTGCTCTCTCTACAACTGGCTGTATAAGTCTATTGTACTCATTCTTGTAAGTATCGAACTCCTCTTCCTTCATTACATGACGAGAGCTTTGTTTATGATTGGAAAGGTTGTTGATAGATTTACCACTTTGGCTGTTACAACCCGGGGACAACTTATGTTGTTGTGATGATTGCAAAGAGACATGAAACTCTGTGTCTAAAAGTCGACCTATCTCATCAACATTCTCATAATTGTGAAATGTTATTCCACAAATATCACACTGTGTTTCATCAACTATAGTCATGTCACATAACAAATTACACATCGCACGCTTTTCTATTACACTTTTAGTTTCTTTCAGTTTTCTTCGCAATACAAGGTTTTTCAAGAATGTACATATAATCTGTGCTGACCTTGACTGTTTTTCTTTACTATATTTATAATCCGCTAATTCTTCGTCATCTGAAAAGTCACTATCTTCAGCGTGCTCAGTTGTTGGGTCAGTGTCAGCATATGTTTGGTGTGACGATGCTGTGCTGTTTTTACTTTCACTCTTGAAAATCTCTATTAAATCCGAGAAGATTTCCGTAGCATGTAACATCATTCTTTTGTTGTCCCATGTACATTTAAGGAGTTTTTCTCCTTTTTGATTCAGGAAGTTCCGAAGGCAAAACCCAAAGCATTTCGTGTCACTAGTCCTGGTAAATGATCTGAAGAAAGTTTTCATTCCAACAGGATATTTATTATCTGACTTAATTGTTAACAATCTTTCAACTATAGCTGATTCGAGGTAAGAGAGAGACAGTCCATTAATATTCACCAAATACACCGCAGAGAGTATCAAAATGTCCTCTGCCAATAAAATGATATCAATTTCTGAATTTGACTGTTCCCTATTCGTAGAAATTGTGTCTCCGTTTCTAGAATTGATGTCATTAAGTTTATCAAATATAGTTTTGAGGAAATTGGTTTTGCTGTGAATTCCAGTAGTAACCTGTATAAATgtgttcaatatttcaacaagtTTAAGACCAACATCAAATGACAAATTGCCACACAAAGCAATAAGATCCACAGTGGAACATTTTGTTGACGGCTTTACACTCATATCGATAAACTGAACGATTGATAGAAATGAAGATGGAATGTAAAACGATGACAAATGGGAACCTTTTGACAGAAGACATAAACCAATGAAAGTATAAAATCTTAGCCACATCAAATTCAATCCAAGTTCTGAGAGAGAACTTCTGTGTGTAACAATTGTTTTGTTCatcagaaaatttgaaaatttttcgaTCGCCTTTAATGGGTCTTTTGTATCGGTAAGTCCATAAAATGCATCTACAAAATGTCGAGCTATGCTGGTTTTGAATTTTCCGGTGTTGCAATCAAAAATAAATCCACACTTTTCCAGATGCCCATGCGAAGGATTTTCTGcatcaaattcatttttaacGAAATCAAGAAATTTTGACAGGTCTTTTTTAGTATCAACATGGATACCAAATACTTTTATGACAGTCATGACTtccaaaaaatgatttaaatgttgCTCTTTTTGTGTGCGTAAGCGTAAATACTGTTGTGTGACATAATTTTGTAACTGTCTTTTTACACCATTTATGTCAGAAATTAGATACCAAATAGCTGACGCATTAGATTCGTTATAGAAATCAGCCACTGAAGAAGTCAAATGAATAATATCATTCAACAGCCTTTTACAAAGAACGAAAACGTCTGTTTGTAATTCTTGCTCAGCAAGCAATGTCTTTTCTCTACCCTTGAGTATATTTGATAGATCTCTAATGCCAGTATCCAGTATGTCTTCTATCTCTATGAGAATTATGTCAGATTTTATAAGTTTACCAAAGTTACCTATATTCATTGGCTGATGTAGACCCTTACAGCAGTGCGACCAACTACCTATTGACGGGTCTTTTTTGTATCTAGTGCACAATCGTAAATCATTTTGATCGTCAGAAAGAAAtgcttttattttaatgtaccaTGTTGTACATTTTGAGAGTAAATCTGAAATTATCTCATAACGAATTGTTGACAACAGAAGTTTTGCATTCATTGGACTGTTTTTATTTgggatgaaattttttttaagaagctTCATTATCAGTGGTTTTTGTTTCGGGTTAAAAAATGCCTTTTCACCCCCTGTTTGAACAGTTACGCCATATTGTGCATAAATGCGCTGGTTTATTTTATTGGCTCTTCTTGTTAAAAGTgtcaaaactttaaataaacGAAGCATTCCTTTGATTAGTTTGTTCATGATATCCTTATCACTCCTGGTAGAAAAACGCATCAACCAATCTGTACTCTCCAGAAAATTAATCTCTTTGCATTCACAAGTATCAAACAAACGCAAAGCTTCTTGAATATATCTTTCTTTAGAGGTTAGAAGTCCAAGTAGATAATATGCATCACCTAAGATGCCATTATTAGTAGAGTTACCACATAATTTAATTGCTTGACGTAGTTTATGTTCTAATTGGTATTCAGAAATCTGACCTAGTTCCATTTTGACTCTGGTTTCGTAAATCAGACACCAACTAGCTGTTTCTATGTCACCTATATCCTTATAAATTGAGAAAGCATCTGTAAAAAGTCCATTGCGTAGGCAAAAATCTGCTGCATTTTGTTTCAAACCTACAAGACATGTAAACTTCATGAACGTTTTCTGATTACAACAGTTATGAGGGATAGGTTCAAAGAAGGCTATTGTTGCTCACTATTTATGAGCACAATCTGGCTACAGTTTTTAAGGTTTATGgcataacaataaaaatcagtagATGAATTAATGGGTTTTGTTTACATCATAGTTACAGATTGTtctgatagttatcaaaggtaccaggattataatttagtacgctatcagacgcgcgtttcgtctacataagactcatcagtgacgctcatatcataatatttataaagccaaacaagtacaaagttgaagagcattaggatccaaaattccagaaagttgtgccaaataacgCTCAGgcaatatatgcctgggataagacaaatcttatttttccaaaaaattaaagttttgtaaacaggaaatttataaaaatgaccacattttttatattcatgtcaacacctaagtgttgactactggtctggtgataccctcggggacggaACGCccactagcagtggcatcgactcagtggtgtaaatagttatcaaaggtaccaggattataatttagtacgccagacgcgcgtttcgtctacataagactcatcagtgacgctcatatcataatatttataaagccaaacaagtacaaagttgaagagcattaggatccaaaattccaaaaagttatgccaaataatgctaaggtaatctatgcctgggataagaaaaaccttagtttttccaaatattcaacgttttgtaaacaggaaatttataaagattaccacatttttttatattaatgtcaacaccgaagtgttgactactgggctggtgatatcctcggggaaTGATAGATACGAAAATGTtgacaaatttatgtaaaaaataaccgTTCCCCTgtataattttatgaaattaaacctTTTCAATATTTCCATTAACATGCTTATAAGATTTCTGTCATAAGTCAAAATAACAATCATACTCAATAAAAACATTTGGACTAGCAACCCCAATTCTTCAAAAGACCTCAAAGGTATGATATACCCAAGGTTGCATTTTGTAATTGGTTTTCTATTGcagaaatttattttgaatattaatctttttttatttgaaggcAAAATCGGCTGTGAGGTTTGGAAATAAGTCCAATGCAACTACAATTTTTAACAgtgaaatacatatttgatatgTGCTTACTTAAAAAGTTTAAGTAACGACTCaccatttttgataaatatgttcTTGGCATGATATACATATTGATTTTCCTCAGTATGGCGTTTTTCTAAAAATTCCACTTGTTCAGAGATTGGAAGATTCTTCAAAATAACCATCATTCCTGATAGGTCTTTCTTTCTGTGATATAAATCAGCCCAGCTTTCGCTTATGGATCTTAAAGATTGATTATTTCTTGTGCCATATGTTCCCtgaaatacaaatgaaatattgcgTTACAAATTTGAATACTGATAATaacactttttatataaaaaaagaataggaTAGGAAAAACACAATTCTAAAATATGACTTCTTTTACATCTTATCTATTtctttcttgaattttatttagcATCATATTTGTCatatgtagagcaggatctgcttatcacTCCGGAGTATCTCAGATCACGCTCATTTTTTGTGATGCGTCTTGAATTCGTTTGTCGTTTTCAATACTATTTTGTAACTGTGTCGTTAGTTTGTTTTCGGCTTTTGACTTGAAAATACCCTTTTATCTAttgtaattatttcaaaaagaaacatGTATTTGGAAATGGTGTATGAATAGTTTACCtatcaaacttggacaaaaaaaCGACGTTTGATATATATGAACAATAGCCATTAACATCCTTTGATTTGTGTGTTATAGATCTTACGTCAACACGTATGTTCAATGTTTGTTCAATCCGAGTGAACCGAGCCATATTTCAAATAGTTGAATATATGAAACTAAACTCCTTCAAAATACCGAATCTAAAATCCAACGAGGAAAACAGTGTTTATTAACTGTTTCAGCATAGTTTACATATCCCGTTTATTACATATTAAAGAAGGTAAAATGTTGTATTCCTTCCTTCCTTTTACTAGATAAAAGTATTTTCCCTTATAATAATCATATGACCATACTTGGAGCACCTGTTTTACTACAAACCCTTATGTATTCAATTTGGAGTAAAATGGTATACGCCATAACCATACAACTCGTGCCTCAAATGAAAccttaataataaatatactaTTACCtcttctgttaaattgttcctttcaATCACTAACATTGcttctttaaacatgttttgctgAAGATAACAGTCAATTGCCTCATTATAGTAGCCAATGCGCTCGAAGCATTTAGcacttttttctgtttcttttaaaattttgtacatatGACCAGCTTTACGATACtgaaataagaatataaaatgaGTATACCTTTTCCAATTTACTTCTTTTGATCCTTTACAGTATGGGATTTgttatcattgttgaaggctatacgATCACCAATACTTACCTATATTCACTTCCTTTTATCTTTGgatgatagttgtctcaattgcaatcatacaacatctccgTATTTGAATACTAGTAATATAACATGTGCCTTTTCATACCTCGTGAgacgcaaaacaaaaagaatggaaagtggaaattaaaggtaaaatgtttaacaaattcTTAAATCTATCTTAATATAAATCTAAGCATTTCTTTTTAGTTGCAGCTTGGTATTGATGATAAACACGACACATCgttaaaacagaaaatgtaaCGTGGAAGCACCCCCACTAGaccaaataatataaaactggAAAAGGTCAAGATACTATATAACAATTCACAAATGCCTGTACAATAGGCCAAAACCTTGTGGAGTACaagagtaaataaataatacaatagtAACATAAGTATTAATTTCTGATCAAATCCTTTCCGAAATAAACACGAAGTCAGAGAAAATAATGTTACATTCATGTGATTCTAAAATGCCTATTGTAGGATTTGCTCGTATTTTGAGGCGggtattgtgcaaaataaaacttctttcaaatttttctatttgtaattttttttttttttttgggggggggggttattGTTGTTGTAGAGAAACATATAAAATCCCGAGTTGAAGATCTTAATATCTTATGCAGGTTTAATCCTATTATATGCAAGATACCGGTTGGTCATTTTCAGCCATTGCGTTGACAATATAGTTTCGACCTATGAATAAAAATGTCCCTTTGTTatttttcgcccctcttttaccTGTTTACGTTTTTCGTATAACTTTGCTGCCAGTCGAAAATCTTTTGTATTTTCCAGACACTTTCCTGCATAGGTATATTTCCCTAATTCAAAGAATAACTCCGCTGATTTATAAAAGCTTTTTCTCATATCTTTTGGATTTTGTCTTGCTCGCTCGTAATGTATAAATGCATCAGCAAGTTTTTCTTTCATATTATCTCCTCCTTTTTTGTAACAATCTGCTGCAAAGCTGTATAGCTGATTTCTCATAAACTCTTCTCCACGTTTAATCCAGTCTTCTTCTAAAGACGGCTTTGCAAAGGACTCAATATCTgagactgaaaaaaaataaaatataaaatacgaattttataaaacatagtTAAGGTACTCAAAATTCTATtcttaactttataaaatattgccaGGTGTGCACGAAATA
This Mytilus trossulus isolate FHL-02 chromosome 14, PNRI_Mtr1.1.1.hap1, whole genome shotgun sequence DNA region includes the following protein-coding sequences:
- the LOC134695651 gene encoding uncharacterized protein LOC134695651, producing MFEFFNALNLVQTVSNISDIESFAKPSLEEDWIKRGEEFMRNQLYSFAADCYKKGGDNMKEKLADAFIHYERARQNPKDMRKSFYKSAELFFELGKYTYAGKCLENTKDFRLAAKLYEKRKQYRKAGHMYKILKETEKSAKCFERIGYYNEAIDCYLQQNMFKEAMLVIERNNLTEEGTYGTRNNQSLRSISESWADLYHRKKDLSGMMVILKNLPISEQVEFLEKRHTEENQYVYHAKNIFIKNGLKQNAADFCLRNGLFTDAFSIYKDIGDIETASWCLIYETRVKMELGQISEYQLEHKLRQAIKLCGNSTNNGILGDAYYLLGLLTSKERYIQEALRLFDTCECKEINFLESTDWLMRFSTRSDKDIMNKLIKGMLRLFKVLTLLTRRANKINQRIYAQYGVTVQTGGEKAFFNPKQKPLIMKLLKKNFIPNKNSPMNAKLLLSTIRYEIISDLLSKCTTWYIKIKAFLSDDQNDLRLCTRYKKDPSIGSWSHCCKGLHQPMNIGNFGKLIKSDIILIEIEDILDTGIRDLSNILKGREKTLLAEQELQTDVFVLCKRLLNDIIHLTSSVADFYNESNASAIWYLISDINGVKRQLQNYVTQQYLRLRTQKEQHLNHFLEVMTVIKVFGIHVDTKKDLSKFLDFVKNEFDAENPSHGHLEKCGFIFDCNTGKFKTSIARHFVDAFYGLTDTKDPLKAIEKFSNFLMNKTIVTHRSSLSELGLNLMWLRFYTFIGLCLLSKGSHLSSFYIPSSFLSIVQFIDMSVKPSTKCSTVDLIALCGNLSFDVGLKLVEILNTFIQVTTGIHSKTNFLKTIFDKLNDINSRNGDTISTNREQSNSEIDIILLAEDILILSAVYLVNINGLSLSYLESAIVERLLTIKSDNKYPVGMKTFFRSFTRTSDTKCFGFCLRNFLNQKGEKLLKCTWDNKRMMLHATEIFSDLIEIFKSESKNSTASSHQTYADTDPTTEHAEDSDFSDDEELADYKYSKEKQSRSAQIICTFLKNLVLRRKLKETKSVIEKRAMCNLLCDMTIVDETQCDICGITFHNYENVDEIGRLLDTEFHVSLQSSQQHKLSPGCNSQSGKSINNLSNHKQSSRHVMKEEEFDTYKNEYNRLIQPVVERAHTLITKYDLESLNFSEFRATDSTQIRQFVKLFELLKTEVEDIVMETRWQWKGGSALVEIVAELDSMEQAVEIIVLHKNMDTDMSEDIEELEYRPRDSKAKKTLRQKTKWSKL